One part of the Longimicrobium sp. genome encodes these proteins:
- a CDS encoding class I SAM-dependent methyltransferase, protein MSGVENHYTGAAGERYFAFRSRGFGTAAQQRHAVKFSGYSRPDAVVLDFGCGPGGVLAEIPGREKIGVEINEQSAQLARDRGARVVNSLAAVDDHSVDLCISHHALEHLVRPDEALREMLRVLKPGARAVLVVPAESPRERGKDRFRPDDLHKHLFCWNAQTFGNLATAVGFRVEECTVRAAGESHYLLALRALPAVHRLARGVVAALRDRYEVFCVATAP, encoded by the coding sequence ATGAGCGGAGTCGAAAACCATTACACCGGGGCCGCCGGCGAGCGCTACTTCGCGTTTCGCAGCCGCGGCTTCGGCACGGCGGCCCAGCAGCGGCACGCCGTGAAGTTCAGCGGATATTCCCGCCCCGACGCGGTGGTGCTGGACTTCGGCTGCGGGCCCGGCGGCGTGCTGGCCGAGATTCCCGGCCGCGAAAAGATCGGGGTCGAGATCAACGAGCAGTCGGCGCAGCTGGCCCGCGACCGCGGCGCCCGCGTGGTGAACAGCCTGGCGGCCGTGGACGACCACAGCGTGGACCTGTGCATCTCGCACCACGCACTGGAGCACCTGGTGCGCCCCGACGAGGCGCTGCGCGAGATGCTGCGCGTGCTGAAGCCGGGCGCGCGCGCCGTGCTGGTGGTTCCCGCCGAGTCGCCCCGCGAGCGCGGCAAGGACCGCTTTCGTCCCGACGACCTGCACAAGCACCTGTTCTGCTGGAACGCGCAGACTTTCGGCAACCTGGCCACGGCCGTGGGCTTCCGCGTGGAGGAGTGCACCGTGCGCGCGGCGGGCGAGTCGCACTACCTGCTGGCGCTCAGGGCGCTGCCGGCGGTCCACCGCCTGGCCCGCGGCGTGGTGGCGGCCCTCCGGGACCGGTACGAGGTCTTCTGCGTGGCGACGGCGCCGTGA